The DNA region AACCAGCAAAATGACCAGACCCGCGCCCAAGTCTAAGAGACTGACCTTACCAAACAAGCGCCCCTGGGAGTCCACAACAGCCATGTACCATCACCTCAAATCTTTGCAACGAACCACTTTAGACCAATGGACTTGGTTTAAACCTTGTCCAAGTCCAGAACCGTCGTTTTCCGATCAGAGAAACGACCGTTCTCTAGCTGAACTTGGTTTATAAGCGCTTTTCAGTGTAGCGAAAATTAGGACAATCATTTCGGAGAAACTGATAAAGTACTGGCAAGTCCACGTTGGACGAATTGAACAATTGTCTTTTAGCAAGGATGTGATGAGATGAACGGTGTGATTTGTAAAGCAGCTCCACTCAGCATCTTGTTAGCAGTTTGTACCTTTACTTCTGCTCCAGTGCAAGCTCAAACCTCCAGTACCGATCGCTCTGAATGTATGCAAAAAGCGATAGATAGCAGTAACCCTGCTCAACAAATAATTGCTTTAGGTCGAGCAGTAAACCTGGCTCGGCAGGCGGCTGAGGCAGCGAATGGAGGGTTAAGCAAATATCAAGCGGATGCTTCCATGCACGGGCCAGCGTCGATCGCCCCCTGTGTAGACAATGGCGATGGTACCTGGACGTTTACCGTGAAAGGGGGCAAACCGGGGTTCACCACGCCTACCCAGGAAACGATCGTTAACGTCGACGGCAATACCTGGAAGGTCTCCATTGTTTCCAATGGCCCTATTCGCTAAGGAACACCAATCAATTAAGGCAAAAGTCTTGGGTAGGGACGAACGGCCATTTGTCCCTACCCAGATGTATTGCTCGAATTGAGAGATGAGTATAAGTTGCTACTTGATTACGGGTAGAACGCCAGTCGCGGCAGCCCCAGGGTTTCATCCCAACCCATCATCAGGTTAAGGCACTGGATCGCCTGCCCTGCCTGTCCTTTCAGCAGATTGTCGATCGCCGACATACCAATCACTCTGGCGGTGCGAGGATCCACTTCCAATCCCAGATAGCAGAGATTCGTCCCGGTAGCCCACTTCGTCTGGGGATAAACGCCGCTGGGTAACACCTTCACCCAGGGAGAATTGCGGTAAAAGGCATTAAAGATAGTCAGTAAATCATCTCGTACCAGACCCGGATCGCGAATGGTGGCGTAAACGGTGGCCAGAATGCCACGGGGCATGGGAATCAGGTGCGGCGTGAATTGCACCAGGATCTCATGGCCCGCCAAATCGCTACATACCTGCTCAATCTCCGGCGTATGGCGGTGGCGACCCACTCCATAGGCCCCAAAGGAACCGTCGGCTTCTGCCAGCAGCATATTGATTTTTGGCTGCCGTCCCCCCCCGGAAGTCCCCGATTTGGCATCAATAATCGCGGTTTCCGGCACAATTAAGCCTTGTTTCAGCAGCGGAGCCAGAGCCAGCAGACTGGCGGTAGGATAGCAGCCCGGACAGCCGACCAGTTGGGCCTGAGCAATGCGATCGCGGTACAGTTCTGGCAGACCGTAAACTGCCTGTTCTGCGGTGGCCTGGTCGGTGCGTTCGACTCCGTACCAGGAGGTGTACACCGAGAGGTCAGAAAAGCGGTAGTCTGCCGACAGATCGAGCACCTTACAGCCTTTTTCCAGCAGGGTGGGAGCCATCTTGCAGGCCAACCCATTGGGTAGGGAGAGGAACACCACCTGACAGCGATCGGCAATTTTATCTAAATCGATCGGCTCAATGATCTGCTTGACTCGATGTTCCAGATGTGGATAGAGATCGGAAAAGGGTTGTCCGGCACTGCTATCTCCCCCCAGATAAGCCAACTCTAAATGAGGGTGATCCATCAAAATCCGAACTAATTGCACACCGCCATACCCCGAAGCGCCGATGATTCCGACAGGGACACGTCCCGTATCACCCATGATGCTGTACCTTCCTGCGGACTGAACCTAGAGACTTTGCTGCATTGTAGTACTAGACAAAAGATTTGTGGAAGGTGAAGTCACTAATCTGGCCACCCGATCACGAACTAGAATTTAAACATGAGGAACTCTTTAAATAACTTAACGGTATTATCTTGAACACCTCTGCAGATTCAGTTTCGGTTTCGCCTACTTCGTTTCAGT from Leptodesmis sichuanensis A121 includes:
- the argC gene encoding N-acetyl-gamma-glutamyl-phosphate reductase, which gives rise to MGDTGRVPVGIIGASGYGGVQLVRILMDHPHLELAYLGGDSSAGQPFSDLYPHLEHRVKQIIEPIDLDKIADRCQVVFLSLPNGLACKMAPTLLEKGCKVLDLSADYRFSDLSVYTSWYGVERTDQATAEQAVYGLPELYRDRIAQAQLVGCPGCYPTASLLALAPLLKQGLIVPETAIIDAKSGTSGGGRQPKINMLLAEADGSFGAYGVGRHRHTPEIEQVCSDLAGHEILVQFTPHLIPMPRGILATVYATIRDPGLVRDDLLTIFNAFYRNSPWVKVLPSGVYPQTKWATGTNLCYLGLEVDPRTARVIGMSAIDNLLKGQAGQAIQCLNLMMGWDETLGLPRLAFYP